A window of the Syntrophothermus lipocalidus DSM 12680 genome harbors these coding sequences:
- a CDS encoding chemotaxis protein CheA, with protein sequence MNMDMSQYLDLFLDESREHVDNMNQKLLELEKKPDDLSVLNEIFRSAHTLKGMSSTMGFDDMADLTHHMENVLDDLKEGELSADTFTVDVLFRCLDRLQLMLDNIREGGSGGINSSDLVDLLDQIRNRELVEEKETGVQHAAAIAEPVSPEALEPEPSEPPIVPDMNEYELAVIREAFARQLNVFYIKVLVDPDCLMKQVRAFMVFKALEEDGDVIKSDPPAQELDEGRYGEGFAVILVSKAEEDDIRSRLEQISEIRVADIQKLNAGAFYTAPPSVKTGQVTTTESSKQPTKDSDIAGDSGPTQERVQKIRQTVRVDIQRLDNLMNLVGELVINKGRLEQIGQSQKITELNETIEQIDRITTDLQNEVMKVRMVPIKQVFNRFPRMVRDLAHELEKEVNFILEGEETELDRTVIDEIGDPLMHLLRNAIDHGLEIPEERVALGKPRIGLVKLSARHEGNNVFIEVIDDGKGISVQDIKRKALEKGMITPKESEQMDADSAISLLFRPGFSTAENVTDVSGRGVGLDVVKSKIESLNGDISVEFQPGKGTIFRIRLPLTLAIIQALLVGVGDETYAIPLGSVDETTMLSRDEIKLVQNQEVVLLRGSVLPLARLHQLLQVPKEQGADDSVYVVVVRKGDKRTGLVCDNLIGQQDIVIKSLGKLLSGIGGLAGATILGDGQVALILDVGTLF encoded by the coding sequence ATGAACATGGATATGTCTCAGTACCTGGATCTGTTTCTAGACGAGAGCAGGGAACATGTGGACAACATGAACCAAAAACTACTGGAATTGGAGAAAAAGCCGGACGATTTGAGCGTTCTCAATGAGATTTTTCGGTCGGCTCATACCTTGAAGGGTATGTCTTCTACCATGGGGTTTGACGACATGGCAGACCTCACCCATCACATGGAAAACGTCTTGGACGATTTGAAAGAAGGCGAGCTGTCAGCCGATACTTTTACGGTTGACGTTTTGTTTAGGTGTCTGGACAGGTTGCAGTTGATGCTGGATAACATCCGGGAAGGCGGGTCTGGGGGAATCAACAGTTCTGACCTGGTTGACCTGCTCGACCAGATAAGAAACCGGGAACTGGTAGAGGAAAAAGAGACGGGAGTGCAACACGCTGCAGCCATAGCGGAACCTGTGTCGCCAGAAGCGTTGGAACCAGAGCCATCCGAACCTCCTATAGTGCCGGACATGAACGAGTACGAGTTAGCGGTGATACGCGAGGCGTTTGCCCGACAGCTGAACGTGTTTTATATAAAGGTGTTGGTGGACCCAGACTGCCTAATGAAACAGGTTCGAGCCTTTATGGTTTTCAAAGCCTTGGAGGAGGATGGAGATGTCATCAAATCCGATCCACCGGCCCAGGAACTGGACGAAGGACGGTACGGGGAAGGGTTTGCGGTCATACTGGTATCGAAGGCCGAAGAAGACGATATCCGCTCTCGGTTGGAGCAGATATCGGAGATTCGCGTTGCCGACATACAGAAACTTAACGCTGGTGCATTTTACACTGCACCCCCATCCGTTAAAACGGGTCAGGTGACAACAACGGAATCATCCAAGCAGCCGACCAAAGATTCAGATATAGCTGGGGATTCTGGCCCGACTCAAGAAAGGGTCCAGAAAATCAGGCAAACCGTCCGGGTCGACATCCAGCGATTGGATAACCTGATGAATCTCGTAGGAGAACTGGTTATCAACAAAGGGCGTTTGGAGCAGATCGGTCAATCCCAGAAGATAACCGAACTGAACGAAACCATCGAGCAGATTGATCGCATCACCACTGACCTTCAAAACGAAGTTATGAAAGTCAGGATGGTACCTATCAAACAGGTGTTTAATCGTTTCCCGCGTATGGTCAGAGACCTGGCCCATGAATTGGAGAAGGAGGTCAATTTCATTCTCGAAGGGGAAGAGACTGAGCTGGATAGAACGGTAATCGATGAGATAGGCGATCCCTTAATGCACCTGCTCCGCAATGCAATCGACCATGGTTTGGAAATCCCCGAAGAACGGGTGGCGCTGGGCAAGCCCCGAATCGGCTTGGTAAAGCTTTCAGCCCGGCATGAGGGTAATAATGTTTTCATAGAAGTCATCGATGATGGTAAAGGCATAAGCGTTCAGGATATCAAAAGGAAGGCGTTAGAGAAGGGGATGATTACTCCAAAGGAATCGGAGCAGATGGACGCGGACAGTGCCATTTCGCTCTTATTCAGGCCCGGGTTCAGCACGGCAGAAAACGTGACTGACGTTTCTGGGCGCGGGGTGGGCTTAGACGTGGTAAAGAGCAAGATCGAGTCCTTAAATGGTGATATTAGCGTGGAGTTCCAGCCGGGGAAAGGAACTATCTTCCGTATAAGGCTGCCTCTGACTCTGGCTATTATTCAAGCCTTGTTGGTTGGGGTTGGAGATGAAACCTACGCCATCCCTTTGGGTTCGGTTGACGAGACTACGATGTTGAGCCGTGACGAGATAAAACTGGTCCAGAACCAAGAGGTGGTTTTGCTGCGGGGCAGTGTCTTGCCCTTGGCCCGGCTACATCAGCTGTTACAGGTACCGAAAGAACAGGGAGCTGACGATTCCGTATACGTCGTGGTGGTGAGAAAGGGAGACAAGCGTACGGGGCTGGTCTGCGACAACCTTATTGGGCAGCAAGACATCGTAATTAAGTCGTTAGGTAAGCTTCTCAGTGGTATTGGAGGGCTGGCAGGAGCCACCATCTTGGGAGACGGGCAAGTAGCTCTGATTCTGGACGTCGGTACACTTTTTTAG
- a CDS encoding chemotaxis protein CheW yields MELLAENQNATSTEEIQVVVFKLGQEEYAVDILSVQEINKLLRVTRVPKAPYCIEGVINLRGNVIPLINLHKRFGLGKLEKTEETRIIVFEYQDIRAGIIVDEVTEVSRLKVTDIEQASRVYGSLDADFISGVGKMDGRLIILLNLAKLLEI; encoded by the coding sequence ATGGAATTGTTAGCTGAAAACCAAAACGCTACCAGTACAGAAGAAATTCAGGTTGTGGTCTTCAAATTAGGACAAGAGGAGTACGCGGTCGACATCCTCTCAGTGCAAGAAATAAACAAACTGCTGCGCGTTACTCGGGTTCCGAAGGCCCCGTACTGCATCGAAGGGGTAATTAATTTACGGGGCAACGTGATTCCTCTCATTAATCTTCACAAGCGTTTCGGGCTAGGAAAGTTAGAGAAAACCGAGGAAACCCGGATAATAGTCTTCGAATATCAGGATATACGGGCCGGAATCATTGTCGATGAGGTTACAGAGGTGTCAAGACTTAAGGTTACTGACATCGAACAGGCCTCGCGGGTGTACGGTTCTCTTGATGCCGATTTTATAAGCGGAGTCGGGAAGATGGATGGGAGGCTGATCATCCTTCTGAACCTAGCAAAGCTACTGGAAATCTGA
- a CDS encoding chemotaxis protein CheC gives MCLISDFNQLSGLQLDALREVGNIGAGNAATALAQMINSKIEMTVPRVNILPLGEVPDLTGGADRFVVGVYLGVTGSARASILFVMPVENALHLVDMLMGRNLGVTQTLDEIEVSALQEVGNIIASTYLNALAMFTGLTLIPSVPALGMDMAGAILNAVLAQFGAIGDYVLMLETEFKKEGQDVVGHFFVLPEPGALQTILSALGVNG, from the coding sequence ATGTGCTTGATCAGTGATTTTAACCAGCTTTCGGGACTACAATTAGACGCGCTGCGAGAAGTAGGGAACATCGGGGCGGGAAACGCTGCCACAGCCTTAGCCCAGATGATAAACAGCAAGATCGAGATGACGGTACCCAGAGTGAACATTTTGCCTCTTGGAGAAGTTCCGGATTTGACAGGGGGAGCCGACCGCTTCGTGGTTGGGGTTTATCTGGGTGTCACCGGATCAGCCAGGGCAAGCATCTTGTTTGTAATGCCAGTAGAAAACGCTTTGCATCTGGTGGACATGTTGATGGGAAGGAATTTGGGTGTCACTCAGACCCTGGATGAGATTGAGGTTTCTGCTCTGCAGGAGGTAGGCAATATAATCGCGTCTACTTATTTGAACGCTCTGGCTATGTTTACAGGACTCACCCTCATACCTTCGGTCCCGGCGTTAGGTATGGACATGGCTGGAGCCATTCTCAATGCGGTATTGGCCCAGTTCGGAGCGATAGGGGACTACGTGCTCATGCTCGAAACGGAGTTTAAAAAAGAGGGGCAAGACGTGGTTGGACACTTTTTTGTTCTACCCGAACCGGGAGCACTGCAAACGATACTTTCGGCACTTGGGGTGAACGGATGA
- a CDS encoding chemotaxis protein CheD yields the protein MAQIIQVGMADLRVAKAPDKLMSAGLGSCVGVCLYDKTAKLGGLAHVMLPASLQAKNVQNRAKFADTALDMLVDEMEKTGGNRARFTAKIAGGAQMFRFAGDSDIMRIGERNVQAVEENLRRHGIKLVAKDTGGNFGRTIVFDIETGDLLVKTIGHGERVI from the coding sequence ATGGCTCAGATTATCCAAGTAGGCATGGCGGATCTCAGAGTGGCAAAAGCTCCGGATAAACTCATGAGCGCCGGTTTGGGTTCGTGCGTTGGGGTGTGTTTGTATGATAAAACGGCAAAACTGGGCGGATTGGCTCACGTTATGTTGCCGGCCAGCCTTCAGGCGAAAAACGTCCAAAACCGGGCCAAGTTTGCCGACACGGCTCTTGATATGCTGGTGGATGAAATGGAGAAAACCGGGGGTAACCGAGCTCGGTTTACAGCTAAAATAGCGGGCGGGGCTCAAATGTTTCGCTTTGCGGGAGACAGTGACATCATGAGGATAGGGGAACGCAACGTTCAAGCCGTAGAGGAAAACCTCAGGAGACATGGCATCAAACTGGTGGCTAAAGACACAGGGGGGAATTTCGGTCGTACTATTGTATTCGATATCGAAACCGGGGATTTGTTGGTGAAGACCATCGGGCACGGGGAGCGGGTTATATAG
- a CDS encoding FliA/WhiG family RNA polymerase sigma factor has translation MAAKDLPELWSRYKDEGDIEARDELILHYAGLVKYIAARLFPNLSSHQVELDELISYGIEGLIDAVHRFDPKRKVKFETYALARIKGAIIDGLRAMDWIPVSLRHKAKELEKAYCLLEHRLGRAATDEEMACELGMSIPEFQNLLKEVNLATIIYLEDLIPGDEGDKNKRIADVIKDERAEDGLELIEFEESKRLLAEAIALLPEKERTVVTLYYYEGLTLKEIGEVLGLSESRISQLHTKAILRLRGRLGKKKNDVF, from the coding sequence ATGGCCGCGAAAGACCTTCCGGAGTTATGGTCTCGGTACAAAGATGAGGGAGATATTGAAGCCAGAGACGAATTGATTCTTCATTATGCCGGGTTAGTCAAATACATAGCCGCGCGGTTATTTCCGAATTTGTCAAGCCATCAAGTAGAGCTCGACGAACTCATATCGTATGGCATAGAAGGGCTTATCGATGCCGTCCACCGTTTTGATCCCAAACGAAAAGTGAAGTTTGAAACGTATGCTTTGGCCCGGATAAAAGGCGCAATCATCGACGGGTTAAGGGCTATGGACTGGATACCTGTGTCCTTACGGCACAAGGCCAAGGAGTTGGAGAAGGCTTATTGTTTGTTGGAACATCGCTTGGGCCGGGCGGCTACGGATGAGGAGATGGCTTGTGAACTTGGGATGTCTATACCAGAATTTCAGAATTTATTGAAAGAAGTTAATCTGGCGACGATAATATACTTAGAAGATCTTATACCCGGGGATGAAGGGGATAAGAACAAACGTATCGCCGACGTCATTAAAGACGAGCGGGCAGAAGATGGACTGGAACTCATCGAATTCGAAGAATCCAAACGATTGCTGGCTGAAGCCATTGCTTTGTTGCCGGAAAAGGAAAGGACGGTAGTAACCCTGTATTATTATGAGGGACTTACTCTGAAGGAAATCGGTGAGGTGCTGGGGCTGTCTGAGTCCCGGATTTCGCAGCTACATACCAAGGCTATTCTGAGACTGAGAGGGCGGCTGGGAAAGAAAAAAAACGACGTCTTTTAG
- a CDS encoding FapA family protein, whose product MAESIEARSLSVKVRVSPDEMTAYLIVEPGPEGTVEVGYEQVLELVAQSGVVHGVDLPKIREALSPESWGRLVLIAQGTPPVNGQDGRVEYKFSIAERTGPAETADGRVDYRNLNLIQNVQKGQLLAVKLDPTPGTPGMTVTGKPVPAKPGKAAIIRRGRNTVLDETGHNLYSTIDGHVRVVEDKIAVEPVYEVGGDVDFASGNIDFVGDVVIRGAVTSGFKVRAGGNVEIYGVVEAATVEAGGNILVRQGIAGADRALVQAQGSVMARYIENARVIAGQDVVATDSIIQARVSAGRTVRAEGKKGAIVGGHVQARDEISARVIGSSLATQTVLEVGTDPLLREEYRVLAKEYREKKKSLETMAQNLQVLQKGLLAENLSDKRRLALLKMLQDYKALAAEVRQMEERYKALEEEFNRSQHGRIKVFDVVYPGVHVCMGKAMYTVNDPIKNAMFVLESGDIRLTSAV is encoded by the coding sequence GTGGCGGAATCAATTGAGGCTAGGAGTTTGTCGGTGAAGGTTCGAGTATCCCCAGATGAAATGACAGCGTATCTGATTGTAGAACCAGGACCGGAGGGAACGGTTGAGGTTGGGTATGAGCAAGTGCTAGAGCTTGTCGCTCAATCCGGGGTGGTACACGGTGTTGACCTTCCTAAGATAAGGGAGGCTTTGAGCCCTGAAAGCTGGGGTCGGCTGGTATTGATAGCTCAGGGGACTCCTCCGGTAAACGGACAAGATGGTAGAGTGGAATACAAGTTTTCGATAGCGGAAAGGACAGGGCCTGCAGAAACGGCTGACGGCAGGGTTGATTACCGTAACCTCAACCTTATCCAAAACGTGCAGAAGGGTCAGCTGTTGGCGGTTAAGCTAGACCCGACTCCAGGAACACCCGGCATGACGGTCACGGGCAAGCCGGTTCCGGCTAAGCCCGGCAAGGCGGCGATTATCCGTCGAGGGAGAAACACGGTGCTCGACGAAACCGGACATAATCTGTATAGCACTATCGACGGTCACGTGCGGGTGGTGGAAGATAAGATCGCGGTGGAGCCGGTTTATGAGGTCGGCGGTGATGTTGATTTCGCTTCGGGTAACATAGATTTTGTCGGGGATGTGGTTATTCGAGGAGCGGTTACCAGCGGTTTTAAGGTGAGAGCGGGGGGGAATGTCGAAATCTACGGCGTTGTCGAAGCGGCTACGGTAGAAGCGGGAGGCAATATCTTGGTCCGACAGGGTATCGCGGGAGCGGACCGTGCTCTGGTCCAAGCGCAAGGCAGCGTAATGGCCCGGTACATTGAGAATGCCCGCGTTATTGCCGGCCAGGACGTTGTGGCGACCGATTCGATTATTCAGGCCCGCGTATCTGCCGGGAGAACAGTAAGGGCCGAGGGTAAGAAAGGGGCGATTGTCGGGGGACACGTTCAGGCCAGAGATGAGATATCGGCCCGGGTGATAGGGTCGTCTTTGGCTACTCAAACCGTTCTCGAGGTCGGCACCGATCCCCTGCTACGCGAAGAGTACCGGGTTTTGGCCAAAGAGTACCGGGAAAAGAAGAAGTCTCTTGAAACCATGGCCCAAAACCTTCAGGTGCTACAAAAAGGCTTATTAGCCGAGAACCTGTCGGATAAACGCCGCCTGGCTCTGCTGAAAATGCTTCAGGATTACAAGGCTTTGGCGGCTGAGGTGAGACAGATGGAGGAGCGTTACAAGGCTTTGGAAGAAGAGTTTAATCGATCACAACACGGCAGGATAAAGGTGTTCGATGTAGTGTATCCTGGCGTGCACGTCTGTATGGGCAAAGCCATGTACACGGTTAACGATCCCATTAAAAACGCTATGTTCGTTTTGGAAAGCGGGGATATTCGCCTGACTTCTGCTGTCTAG